The Podarcis muralis chromosome 14, rPodMur119.hap1.1, whole genome shotgun sequence nucleotide sequence AGGCTTTCCACattcatctggctggccactgtgagaacaggatgctggactagatgggccactggcctgatccgtcagggatcttcttatgttcttcctgGAGACACCaaagattgaacctaggaccttctgtgtACAAAGGAGGGTCTCTTCCACTGAACTGTCATAGCAGGCCCCAGAAAGgccccaagagagagagagatacaggccATTAAAGCAGACAAATACTGTGGTAGCTCAGTGCTCAGTTATGGGTGGTGATGCTAAAGGAGACTTAATGGCTTCCACAAGCCCCTCCTCTTCCGCCCCTTGTTTGGACAAATCCAAGCCTCCTAAAAAGGGGAGACATTGCGAAAGCTGAGAGGGCTGGTAGGGCATGCAATGGAAGCACCAAGGGCAGACCTTTATTCTcgtcttttaaaaatagtaaaagTATATGGCAATTGATTTCCACCTAGAaggtttaaaaagtttttttttaataataggaaaagaaatcTAAACATTCAGTTGCTTTTTTTTTGCTAACGTAGCAGAGTTAAATGCAGACTATAAATAGTTTAAATAGTTTAAACCTCCCACTCCCCAGTTATCagatgcattatttttttaaaaaaggatatatTGCACTTTGATGTATACAATCACGTTAACTCCTTCATCCACCTTCCATTAAGCAAAGTCCAAATGAATGATAAAACAGAGGTGTTACACTCCTCCAACCTTAAGAACTGCTCGAAGGTAAACTTTGGTTCATTTCCACTTGCAAAGTGAAAAATGTAGAGGACTGGGAAGTTAAGGATAGGAAGTAGTAGGGGGAGAAAACCAATACCTCATATAAAATTCAAGCTGATATTCTTGTGCGCTCTTTTCACTGATCATTATTTTGACAATTAACATTACTTTCTGAGTTTTATTGCAAccaatgttttaatatatgcattGCACAGTATCCAAATTGTGATAAGGGGAACCCCCAGTGACAACAATCTCTTCCTTCTCTTACCCACAACTTAGATACCTGCAATTTGTGGCGCAAACTCACATTTACACAAAAGATCTTTGATAGTTAAGGAAGGTAAGTTTGGTTGTCAGCACTGAACTGAGGCTAAAACCTGGCTTACAGGTGCCCTAGAACGGGGATAGTCAATGTGGCGCCCACCAAATATTGCTGTACTACCACTTCCATCGTTCCTTATcattgccatgctggctgcagctgatgggagttctggttcaacaacatctgaagggcacccccTTGCCATGGGGAACGGTGGCGAGTCAGGTGACAACCCTGTGGCTAAGAAGCCATAGTAGCATTAAAATAGGATGGCCCAACTTGCCCAGGGGGTCCCAAAATCATGGGCTAGACCTGATCATAGCTGTGACTTCCATATAGGGTCAAGGCCCTTAGGGATATAGAATCTCAGTATCCACATAAAACACAGGGGAGTCACTCTCCTTTGGTCTCCTATGAAGATATCAGGCAATTGCCCCGATTCTACACTTTGACCGCGTGTGCAAATTTTCATGGTTCTCTCCTAGAAATGGGCCCTTCACTTAGTTACAAGCCACAGTTTACCTGCATTTGTTTTCACCGCCACAAATCTATACACCCTGCTTGtgtaatgctctccccagagaggtttgcctggcgccttcgttaaatatctttaggcaccaggcaaaaacattcctctctgaccaggcctttggctaattaaacaatcaatgaccttttaaactgtgtgtgtgtgtttgttattgtttatatttgttaTTATGTGAATGCATTGTTGTGTTTTTAGATTgaaaaccgccctgagatcttcagatgaagggcggtattgaataataattataataataatttattatttatatcccgcccatctggctgggcttccccagccactctgggcggcttccaacaaaacattaaaatacaataattcatcatatattaaaagcttccctaaattcagtttaataataataataataataataataataataataatacaccttTGCAAAAAGGTTGCAAATACATCCTTTCTTTATAGCTGCCGATTGGCAGTGTGGACTCTGCATATCACACAGCCCCCAGCAATGCGCTTCCACAACTCTTTGTCATGGGGTTCATATTCCTGTTCCTGAAAGCAACAGACGGAAGAACTGGGCTAGCAATGAACAAGGTGATTGAGACATGTGAGGAAACAATGCAGTCCAGTGTGCGGAGGTCCGCTGAAATCCTGCACCTACCATGGTGCTTAGCACACCAGGAGTTACATTCCCCGTACTTTACGGCCAGAGTTAACTGACCAACGCAGTTATTCAGCAGCAAGCCGTGAAGTACACTTTCCCCTCAACTGTTTCCCAAACGTCTCAGAAACTCTGGTGTCATTTGTCATATGCTTTTGAAGCTGGGCTTCTGAAGGACTTGCTTATTTAAAAATGTTCTAACCATACTGCTGAAAGAATGTGATTCTTTCTTGGTCACTGTTAAGCTATGAGGTCTCTTGGATGTTACTTCTGAACCCCTTTTAGTGGGAGGGAGAGGTAACTCTGAAAGATGAATGATTTAATTCTGGAGCTCAtagaaaaacaaaaagcacccCATTCTCCATACATTCAAGGTGTTGGTTTTTTCAAATGTGTACAAATAACCATTAGGAGCCCACTCAAGAAAGTCTTGCTGTCTCCTCGGGCTTCTGTGAGATTTATTGTCTCCATATAGACCACAAAATAATTCAGCATCACCCAGGGATCAAAGCACCTAGTGAGCTTCAATATGGAATTTTCAAAAaaggttcttttaaaaaagagatgctCAAATATGTTATTTTTGTTCTCTGCTCAAGAAATCCCTTCCTTGCTCTTGGCACAATGTGCTCAACCATTCCATGAAACACAGCACTCGTAGTGAAAAGGATAAGTTACAGCTCTCATGTTGCCTTGTGGGCCACAGGATGGCTTCTTCCCGTTCTGTGTCATTCCTCCAGAGAACCTAAAAAGACACACTGAGCCACCATACAAATCAATACTTTGCAGATGGATCGCTTCTTGTCTTCAACATTGGAATAATCCATGTGGCAGGACTCCATGACATTTtgtaaacaaaaaaaacaaccaagcgAGGGCAGATAATGTAAATAACCCcatcaaatatatatttatatatgtatatatatatagagaaaaTGTTCAGTACAGGTGTATGCTTGGTTAGAACATAAGTTCATTCAGGTACACTTCTCAGTGGCTTATTATCACCAACAATGTTCCATGGCATCAGTGCTCAGGCATCTAACTGCCACTTCTGAAAGCCTCTTTTTTCAAGGCCCTGTAGGAGATGTAGCCTGATTCGCTGCCTCTTTCTGTCTCCCCGATATCAAAGGCTCCTGTTAACAGTTCTAGCCAACTCTCCTGACTCTGGGAGAGAAATTAAATCCAACAGCCACTCTTAGCAGTGACCATTGCTCCTCCGGCAGTCGCAGCCCATTGACGTAACCTCTTGAAAAGAACTTTCCTCCGCTGGGAAACCTTTTGGGTGACGATCATGGCGATATCTTTATAGGCTTTCCATTCTTATCGTATTGGTAAACCAGCATTTTGATACAGTGGGAGTTGGCTGGAGATATCCAGGGACTGCTAGTTATGGAAAAGTTATGGTTTGTGTAGAATTGGACAGGTTGCTTTTGGCACTTGAAGAAAGCCTTGAGCGTTGTGGCTGCCATTGTGCGGAAGCGCTTGCTgatgaaacagtacaggaaaaaatTGATGGCCGTGTTCAGGAGCGCCAGCATGTTGGCAACATCTGAGACAATGTGGACTGACCAGCTGTTGTGTATTGGCGAGACGTAAAGGTGATAGAGGATCATGATAATCCTTGGAGCCCAAAGGATGGCGAAGATGGAGGTGATGGTAAACAAGATGGCGGTGGTTTTCCCAGTGGAATAGCCTCTCAGGCGGAAATTGCACTTCTGGCGAAGCTTGCACACGATGATGGAATTTAAGATGAAGAAGATGGAGCAGGGCACCAAGTAGACCGTGAAGCAATGGATCCAGATGAGGATGTGATGGACCAGTGTGCTTGTGTAGTCTTCTTTCCAAATATTGGGCCACCAGTAGTAAGGGATGCTGGTCAGAAAGCAAATGATATAAACGCTGACAATGACTTTCCGAGTGCGGGCTGGGTAAGAAACCGTGTGATATTTGAGAGGGTGGCAGACAGCAATGTAGCGGTCAATGGTCAGCGGCACAGTAATCCAAATGGACGTGTGGATGGACGAAAATTCCAAGACCTCGATGATTTTGTCCAGGACCTCTGGCATTTGCTTCTTCAAGATGAAGTCTTCCAATAAAAAGTCAACAAAGACAATGAAGAAGAGCACCAGCAAGTCAGCGGCTGCCAGAGCCAAAAGGTAATTGTAGGAGGACTTCTGTCTGCGTGCCACCAGCTGGGACAAAATGATGACGGTCAAAATGTTAgctgaagggagggagagagataggAGAGTTTTGTTAGCTTTACAGGAGAAATGGAGGCTGCTCCAATGGAACTGATGGGGCTCTGCACCCccccagtctgccctcagcccccacctgcctgcccatGAGTCCTTTTCCAATCAGAGGTTGGCATCCCTAATTTCAGGGATGGGGTCTGATATAAAGAGATTTGGAATAAAACATGGACGCACTTGTCTACGAATCAAAATATGAGGTGAGGaaacaggtgccctccagatgttgctgaactacaatctCCATCATCTTTGATCACTGCccatgctggcagaggctgatgggagttgtagtccaacaacaacaggagggccacaggtttcctgatCTCACTGTTGGAAGATGATGTGTTTCATGGATCCAGGACACGGTCCTTCAGAACACGCTCTTTAATTGAGCCCTGATTTAATTCCATCCTCCCCGCAAAACGTGCTGGCTCAGCCTCATGCAAATCTCTACCCACCCACACTTGCCGAAGCCCATTTAATTAGTGCATGAACAAAAGCGCAGAGGTTTGGTTTACCAACAGCGCACGCTGCCAAGTATTGACATTTTTATATGTGTACAGCAATTAGTACTTCTGCGGAGCTAACTGCGCCACATTTAATGTTAAACTCCAGATCGTGCTGATTGGCCTTGAAAAGGCAATCAAGAATAATTAGGAGGATTCCTCTGAATAAGAAGCAAGGGAAATGATGGAAGCAACAGAAATGATGTCCTTATATGCACCTTCTAGTGAAAGCTTGAATGCATATTATTTGCCACTTATGGCCTGACATTTACCGCTCTTCCTCTTAGATTTCTAAATGCCGCTTTAAGCTTCATTTCCCAGAAATATATTCCATAATATATTTTGGATAGTTGTTTCTCCATCAGTCTGTATGCCTCTATGCATTTGGACGCCTCTTGAGATGTTCCCAAGAtggagcttgctttctgctgctccagagggtagaagCTGAACCAATGGagtcaatttacaagaaaggagattccaattaaacattagtaagaactttctgatggcaagagatGTTCaatggtggaacagactccctcagaaggtggcggaccttccttcattggaggtttttgaacagaggttgggtgAACCTCTGtccaggatgctttagctgtgattcctgcactgtaaggggttggactacatgacccttggtgtATCTtacaactctccaattctacgattctattgtTAAGCTTCTTGCTCACTGTGATTTTCTGTTACATCAGAAGCAGTTCCTACTCAGCTTTGAAAATGGGTTTTTCGTGCTTAAATGGATtgcgagatacagtggtacctcgggttacaaacacttcaggttatgtgtttttgggttgcacactgcgccgaacccggaagtaccagaacagtttacggtacttcctggttttggcgttcgcgcatgcgcaaaagcactaaatcgcactttgcacatgtgcagaagtgccaaattgcgaCCCGCGCGTGTGCAGATGCAGTGTTGCAGCTTGAGAACACTGaaggttgcaaatgtgcctcccacacggatcacgttcacaacccaagcgtccactgtcaTTTGCCAATAAAAAGCTGCATGTCTTGGTAGTTGAGCACCATCGCTTTGCTAAAGGAAATCCTTTCGATTGCTGCCCATAATCCGTCTCTCAACACTCAATCTAACACATTTTGCTGTTAGATCTGCTTGGTCTAATAGCTACCACAGGGAAGAAATGCAGCTGCCCATTTCTTAACAGAGATGGGGAGATGAGATTCTATGCACCTTTGGGtacaaactgaaccaaatttctcccccatcccaacGTCCAAGGGGGCTCAGGCAGGCCTCATCCCTGGACTGATGTTTTGTAGACTGATTTTAAGTGGAATggatttatttgttgcattaataGCTCATTTAATCTCCCACAACAGCCcagtgaggtaggataggctgagaggcagtgactggatcaaggtcacccagtgaacatcATGGccaagttgggatttgaaccctggtctcccaggtcccagcctGCCActctaaacactacaccacactgcctccacactgctgaaattgtgtttttttcatgaCTGTGCTTGGTGAATTGtggtgttatgtgtgtgtgtgtttgtgttggttATTGTTAAGGTTGGTGTTAAGTTTTAAACTGTGCTTTTATGTTTCATTAAAGTGTGCTACATTTGCCACTTGGTGAGAAAAGTCTGCTGAAAAACTAGATAAACATCTATAAAACAAATAGATAAAACAAATAAGCCCAGAGACTTGTCATTAAGATAGGGGAGAGATAAGGTTCACTGGAATCCAGGGCATAAGCTTCTTGCACTAACTCTTCTGCATTAGGTCTGGAGATCCATTTTAGCTCAATCTAGGTCTACAGACACTATGaaagaaaacactttttttattaaaaaaatacagtcaCAGTATATTCATTTTTAGATGTGTCTTATTGGTGATTCTGATATAGCTGGCTTTGTAGTTTGCCACGGGTTTCTTTGACTATTGAAGAAGCCAACAAAAAGCAAGCAAGGAAATCAGTATATAGAACCACAAAGATAATATACCAACTCTGTGCTCTGCATACTTCCGGATCTCCTGCCTCAGCCAAACCTGACCGTGGACTTGCCTCTCACCTGACACTTGTTGCAAACTCCACTAACTTGGACCCCGACACTGACCTGCAGGAAACAATTTCAGGATAGATGGGCAAATAGTCTAACCTGGGCCTCTTACGTTCCATCAAAGAAAGTTGTCTAATTGTCTAACCTGGAACAAGGCAACCTCTTATATTTCTGTCTATGAATTTAGTGAGATCCCTAGGCAAAGATGGCTGTTTATCCCGTTGTCCCAAGAAGTCAGTGGTCTTTTGCTATCCTTTCTGATGCATCAGTCCTCACCAAGCAAAGAAAGTCCATATTTTCAGAATGGGTGCCACCTGCCACAGGCAAATGTCAGTGTGACTCTCTTGAAATACCACGAATTTCACATATGAGCTATTGCTTAGTCTTGTTCTCCTCAATCTGCAATCGAGTTTGTGATGCATGCCCTATAAGGATGAACACAGGCAGACTGCTGGGAGATAGCCAACAGTTTCCTCCACTCATCAAAAGGAACAGAGAGCACTCCTTAGTTGCATTTTTGTTCTGCAAATGGAAATGATGCACCTTTCTCCCCCCCAATCATGTGCAGATAGTAAGTGGCAAGTCTGAGATGCACAAGAGCTGTCTGTTTCCTATTGTCTGAGTGAAGAAGAAGAGCGCTAGAGACCGTCGGTATTTTGCAAGAGGAATTCAAGTGCATACTGGAAAGTTAGgtctgtgcaattaaagtgggtcAAACCAGTCTTGtcaccctagcacaacaaatccccTTTGAGAAGCAAGCCAGCGGACCTTTTTGCAGATAGGGAAATGCATTGAGAAGTGAGGGGTGAAAGATGCAtatatgccccacaaacaaatcagaatgtatTTTCAATAAAGGATATAGTCTACAGAGGGCATCacagtttaaggaggatgttgacaagctggaatatgtgcagaggagggtgaacgagatgatcaaaggtctggaaaccaagccttatgagcaatggttgaaggagctgggtatgcttagcctggaaaagaggagaactggaaggagatatgatagctatcttcaaatatctaaaaggttgtcacatggaagatagagcaagtatgttttctgctgctctggagggtaggacctgaaccaatggctccgaaggacaagaaaagagattccgactaaatgttaggaagagctttctggtgggaagagctgttcaacagtactTGGATGCAGCAatgtgtcagttttggtttctctcattttctcattttcccaatgaaTCCATGTATTTAGACAGACCATCAGGGCAGCTAACTATTTGAAGTTAATTGCTAGGGCTTCATGTAGAATTGCTTTCACAGAACAAAGCCCTAGTGTTATGCCCTCTGACTTTCTTGATGGCTGCTATAAGAAATTACTCTGCGTTCTGCAAAACAGCAATAGAGGAGTATATTACTCGGTGTTCTTTTTCTAAAGCTCGCCATGAAGACGAAAAATCTGTCTGAGTATAGCCACAATAAGAATTGTGTTACACCAAATGAGttcatgtgggttttttttttttgtttgctgtaAAACCATGTTACTTTGTGTGTTTCTCTGTTTATGTTGGCAGTCAGGAAATTAAGAGCCAGATTTGTGGTTCAATTCTGTacggttgttattgttgttatgcCTTATAGCTAAACAATTAAAATTACTACAACAACATTTTCCCAATATTAAATCCAGctcttccacatcagtttgcattttttttctttaaaaaagcaagcccccgtgaaaattcatcagcatttaaagcaaatatttctcctcatatacacaatttttgtatgtcattttgcCTAATTGACACatacttttgcaaagcaatcgcccctaatatattgcatttttagaGTGAATATAAGCATATATATGCATACTTAACCCAAGCACATGCAAATTTTGACACCTCAGTGAGAGATTTGCATTGCAAAAGCCCAAGAAGTGTGAATTCTGGAGGACTGGGGTGTTTCGAGTTTACATATTGCCAGAGCAAGTTAGGaaggttcacctttaaaggtgaactgaactgaatttctcctctgCCCTCACCTCCCTGGAAGCTTTGTGCAATCAAATCAGGATCAGTGCTCAATAAGCAGGCCATCTAGAGCTGTGATACTCAAGGTGCTGGCCTGCAGACCAGTGCTGGTCCACAGGCCATTGGGTGCTAGTCTGCAGCGACTCCACCACAGCCCAGTTTGGGTGGGACAATTCAGGGACCAAATGTGGCACCAGTCCCTGGCACACCGGTAATAATTTTTTTGCCCTCAGATAGTTTGAGAAGCAATGATCTAGCAGAGTCCTGGCTTCCTTCTCTGTTGCAGCTTGAGCATCTcgtacaaaggggggggggggaaattgcccAGCGCTTTTGTTGTTAATTGATGTGCTTGCCATGTGGATAAGTAACAGTGCCCGAGGCAAGGGAAGGAAAAAGTTGGCTGCCAAACAACTGACTCATCCAACCTGTCCTCCATCCCCGATCCGAGTCCCGAGGTCATCTTTCCTTTCCCAAGTTGGACCACAATCCATCACTGTTTGCAGCAAAACCTTGCACCAAACAATGCCTTTtagaacattgtgtgtgtgtgtgtgcgtgcgtgcgcaatGTATGTAGGTTCTGTTAATCAAATAGACCTGCAAcagggggggaaaataaaattcAGCTATGCTGCTAACCATTCCTTCTGTTTCCAATGCCCAGGCATGGAAGCTAAAGTCACAAaagcacaagaggcagggatgaaCTGATTTGGGGGGAACCTCAGTTTTTGCAGACATGCAATTTTATTTCAAGGAGGGAAATGCTCAAAGTAGGAAAATTCTAAAACAACCCAGTGAAGACCATTGAAATTCGCAGAGGCAGCAAGCCCTGCATCTCCATAGGTGCTACTGCACTCAGATCCTACTTGTGAGCTTTCCATAGACACTatgagaacacaatgctggactctatggacctttggcctggtcCATTAGGCTCTTTTAATGTTCTTACctagtccagggatggggaatctgtggccctccagcaacCAACAAAGCCAGTGGTCAGATTATGTAAACTGTAGACAAAGGATGTCTGGCAGGCCAAAGGATCAAGATCAACTTCCCCTCTCAATGCAGGGATGTTGGAACAACAGCATCCCAGAAGCTGCCCCATCTCCATACCACTGATGAACAGCTTTTACAATTAGGAACCTCCTCCTAACGTTTAGTCAAAATCTTCTCCCTGCAGCCCCCACCTAATCCTGCACTCTGAGCAACACAGAGGTGCACAGAGAAGAAGTCtgcttcctccatgtgacagcctttcagatatttgaaggcaccAGGTGTGTCTCCCCTtaagccttctcttctccaggttcAACAAACCCATCTCATTTGAACGATCCTCATGGGGATTACTTCCCACGAGCACATTCTGTCTAACCATGTGCTGATACCATGCAGCGCGAGGAATCCAGGCATGCCTGTTGGACATAAGACTTCTTCGAGGTTGTTATTACTCTGCAAAATGGCTGTACTTCCAACATCATGTGCTGCGCTCATTTCAGCAGCTGGCGATCACTGCTCTGACCTTGGCTTAGCAAAGCAATCAGCGGGCGCTTCCTTGCAGAAACTCAAAGCTCGAGACCACAGGCTACTTCCAAGTTGTGCCCAATGTGCTGCTGTTTCCCTGCTGCCTGAAATTAAACAGCATCTGCCACCACAGCTCTTCCACCCCCtggaaattgtattttaaaacagtGGCAGCTTCGCAGACACTCTTGCCAGACTCATGGTATTGACCAGGGCTAAGTGTCTTTAATGCATACTCCTTCCTGCCACCTGCTACTTTTTTAACCTCCCTCCGAGCCATTTTTATGGATCTTTTACCCTTGCAACAAAAATAGACACTATCTCACTTTAACCACATAAGCCGTCATTTGTCCCTCTTTCTGAGCCTCAGAGCATTATCATTTGGCACAATTTTCACAAGCCCTGCTTGATGTGAAGGAATAATAAATTGCTTTTCAATATCTGTCAGTCCTGCAACCCAAGGCTTCTGCTCTTctctgacaggcagaaattcatcggGCAAAGCTTTCCCCATCACTGATCTCCATTCTGGCTGCCACATAGAGAAAGCAGACAAAGAGAAACAtcatcattctctctctttcatctCCTATATACTGGCGGTGAACCCATTATCCAAGTGGCTATATaccaccacattcacaccatacatttaaagcacgatgacaccactttgaacagtcatggattcctccaaggaattctgggagctgtagtttctttaAAACATAAGACGAGCCCTGGTGGATCTGGCTAATggcccattcagtccagcatcctgttctcacaagagccaaccacaagcaagacctgatcaCAAGAACTCTCTCCTTTCTTGCAGTTTTTAGCAACTGGCAttaagaagcattactgcctccgatgaacatagtcatcatggttagtagccattgtcCTCCATATATTTGTCTAATCTctctatactgtggtacctcaggttacatacacttcaggttacatatgcttgagGTTACAtgcgctttaggttacagactctgctaacccagaaatagtgcttcaggctaagaactttgcttcaggatgagaacagaaatcgtgctctggcagtgcggcggcagcaggaggccccattagctaaagtggtgcttcaggttaagaacagtttcaggttaagtacggacctccggaacgaattaagtacttaacctgaggtaccactgtatttgtcttacttggagatgctagggattgagtTTGGGGCTTTTGGCATGCATgggagatgttctaccactgagctatagccccttTCATACAGTGAGACAACCTCCAAATGCACATTGAAATCTACGTCCGAGATTTCCAGCTGCCTGATTTAAGGGTGGTGGAGAGAggctttggttgttgttgttgtgtgtgactGCAAGCCAGAAACCTTTCCCTGATGCAGATCACCCAGCAATTTACTAGCCAGACCAGATCTACCAtctgcccacccctgccttagataAATGTCCTGTTCCCCAGCACATCTGCACAAACCCTCCCTGCCAATAACTCAGCGGCTCAAGCCGTCCTTGTCTTATCGCAAGTCTGAAATGAAATCCTCACATTTCTACCATGCTCAGCATACTGTACATGTACAGCCGTGGAGGCTAGCAATGGAAACCCTGTCCTCAGATGACATTCCCGAATCGAGGCTGTGGAAGTGCATGCGGTGAAGGTGTTGTTGTGTGTGGGATCCTTGTGGTCTCTTTTGATCACTTCGTTAGCTGTGCCCTCGCTCCTAATGGAATGAATTCAGCCTGTACAGAAATACAGGCTGCCAGTGTTGTCCAAGGAGAGggagcatgtgtgtttgtgtgtacatgtgtATCACACAGAGAGATACTTGCACACCCCTTCTGACTCTAGCCTATGAGAGCTTAAAGggaaagctaaagggacccctgaccattaggtccagtcgtagccgactctggggttgcggcgctcatctcgctttattggctgagggagctggcatacagcttccagatcatgtggccagcatgactaagccgcttctggcgaaccagagcagcgcacggaaacgccatttaccttcctgctggagcggtacctatttatctacttgcactttgacgtgctttcaaactgttaggttggcaggagcagggactgagcaacgggagctcaccccgtcgcggggattcgaactgcagaccttctgatcagcaagtcctaggctctgtggtttaacccacagcaccacccaagtcTTAAGCCACAATAAAGCTGCTGTTCCTTCAGAAGAACTACCTATCCAATATTTGCAGTGGTAAGAAATCAAGGGGAAATTCTTcagccatttcccccaagcctTACTAGAGTGGGAGGCCTGTAGCTCAGTGCCAGGGCGTCTGTCTTGTATTCTGAAGGTCGCAGgtttaattcctggcatctccagctagggctgggaatgtctttTGCCTGGACCCTGCTGATCAGTGTAGAGCTGCAGTGCAGACTGGTCCATTGGGGAAAACAGGGAACTGCCCCACAAACCCCAGCCAGCTCTTACTTGTCTGCCTTCTCACCTGCAACCATTCCAGTGGGTGGTTGTGGCTGTcagattcctcctccttagtccttagttttgctgctgcagaattcagcagagaggaggatgcgGATAACACTAGAATTTGCTGGCTCAGTctgtcattggctgtggctccCCCCTCctgtttgggctccctgcctttcgCCCTGCCAgccccagtgggcaccagccaccactgccatgCTAGATGGACACAATGGCCAGCctcactataaggcagtttcctatgttccttgtCGCCCAGCTCTTTTCAGGAAGATACAGATGGTGTGTCTGATTTCTATTAACTTCCTGCGCTCAGCTTCTTAAGGTGGACTCGATCAATTCTGTCA carries:
- the GPR139 gene encoding putative G-protein coupled receptor 139, translating into MEQDYIHMHNGSLHGCGLGYIPVFYYSLLLCLGLPANILTVIILSQLVARRQKSSYNYLLALAAADLLVLFFIVFVDFLLEDFILKKQMPEVLDKIIEVLEFSSIHTSIWITVPLTIDRYIAVCHPLKYHTVSYPARTRKVIVSVYIICFLTSIPYYWWPNIWKEDYTSTLVHHILIWIHCFTVYLVPCSIFFILNSIIVCKLRQKCNFRLRGYSTGKTTAILFTITSIFAILWAPRIIMILYHLYVSPIHNSWSVHIVSDVANMLALLNTAINFFLYCFISKRFRTMAATTLKAFFKCQKQPVQFYTNHNFSITSSPWISPANSHCIKMLVYQYDKNGKPIKISP